The Paenibacillus macerans genome includes a window with the following:
- a CDS encoding helix-turn-helix domain-containing protein: MKLLIVDDEVIIRTGLASVIAWNELGLTLLAPAASAEEALKRIREEKPDILMTDIRMSGKNGLQLAEEAKRMLPALEVIILSGYGDFAYTQQAIRQGVGDYLLKTSKPEEIIKTVLQAKQRIAERRAEDSRALRLAREERQRLLLKWIVEGEPLAGDVFAAGDAETGGRRAAKQADRWQVLLLCADGWGTNGAAGGLLRFAVQNMLEDLIPGAAVLIYREFIVCAVPLTAGEPSGVQRFKGAFERIEGLLKCRLRVAAGETVAGEEQAHRSYVTAAAAFRYHDLLPGTMFDYADLAGRKGGKTVLTQEEETALGMILLDHDRMTLRAWTQELADTLAADPECTPESFRACLHSAAAIGHRWLERTLRAVGREEKVRLQPWLQEQPEDGRLKDELFRHLLGIMNMYHTSLGGSQMSHVQRAKAYMASCPAEALSLQRVAAYVHLHPGHLSELFKKETGSTFGDFVTGMRMRRAMNLLAVTPAKVSEVAAMTGYEDVKYFSRLFRKHTGKTPSEFREEALDGGLLYGEA; this comes from the coding sequence ATGAAATTGTTGATCGTTGACGACGAGGTCATTATCCGGACCGGACTGGCGAGCGTTATCGCCTGGAACGAGCTGGGGCTGACGCTGCTGGCTCCGGCGGCTTCGGCCGAAGAAGCGCTGAAGCGCATCCGGGAGGAGAAGCCGGATATTCTGATGACGGATATCCGCATGAGCGGCAAAAACGGACTCCAACTGGCCGAGGAAGCGAAACGGATGCTGCCCGCGCTGGAGGTCATCATCCTGTCCGGTTATGGGGATTTTGCCTATACTCAGCAGGCGATCCGCCAAGGGGTCGGCGACTACTTGCTCAAAACGAGCAAGCCGGAGGAGATCATCAAGACGGTGCTGCAGGCCAAGCAGCGGATCGCGGAGCGCCGCGCCGAAGATTCGCGGGCATTGCGGCTGGCCCGCGAGGAGCGGCAGCGGCTGCTGCTTAAGTGGATCGTTGAGGGCGAGCCGTTAGCCGGGGACGTTTTTGCCGCCGGAGATGCGGAAACAGGAGGAAGAAGGGCGGCAAAACAAGCGGACCGCTGGCAGGTGCTGCTTCTGTGCGCCGACGGCTGGGGGACGAACGGAGCGGCCGGCGGACTGCTCCGGTTTGCCGTGCAGAACATGCTGGAGGATTTGATCCCTGGCGCCGCGGTGCTGATCTACCGGGAATTCATCGTCTGCGCCGTCCCGCTTACCGCCGGTGAGCCTTCCGGGGTCCAGCGGTTTAAAGGCGCCTTCGAGCGGATTGAAGGCTTGCTCAAGTGCCGGCTGCGGGTGGCCGCGGGAGAGACGGTGGCGGGGGAGGAGCAGGCGCATCGGAGTTACGTCACGGCAGCCGCCGCATTCAGATACCATGATTTGCTGCCGGGGACGATGTTTGATTATGCCGATTTGGCGGGACGGAAAGGCGGAAAAACGGTATTGACCCAGGAGGAGGAAACCGCCCTGGGGATGATTTTGCTGGACCATGACCGGATGACGTTAAGAGCGTGGACGCAGGAATTGGCCGATACGCTTGCGGCGGACCCGGAGTGCACGCCCGAATCGTTCCGGGCCTGCCTTCATTCGGCCGCGGCCATCGGGCATCGCTGGCTGGAGCGGACGCTCCGCGCCGTCGGCCGGGAGGAGAAGGTGCGCCTCCAGCCCTGGCTCCAGGAACAGCCGGAAGACGGAAGGCTGAAGGATGAGCTGTTCCGGCATCTGCTCGGCATTATGAATATGTATCATACGTCGCTCGGCGGCAGTCAAATGTCCCACGTTCAACGGGCCAAAGCGTATATGGCGTCCTGCCCGGCGGAGGCGCTCAGCCTGCAGCGCGTGGCCGCGTACGTGCACCTTCACCCCGGCCATCTGAGCGAGCTGTTCAAAAAGGAAACCGGGAGCACCTTCGGCGACTTCGTCACCGGGATGCGGATGCGCCGGGCGATGAACCTGCTGGCGGTGACCCCGGCCAAAGTGAGCGAAGTCGCGGCGATGACCGGGTATGAGGACGTGAAGTATTTCAGCCGCCTGTTCAGAAAGCACACGGGAAAAACGCCCAGCGAGTTCCGCGAGGAGGCGCTGGACGGCGGTTTGCTGTATGGGGAAGCATAA